A region of Bacteroidota bacterium DNA encodes the following proteins:
- a CDS encoding T9SS type A sorting domain-containing protein encodes MRLNRNLVSLYMLFLLTLISKISCAQVYDELNINNLSVRINSSGDFFNDYINQKSQFEVPINSGKTPAYTSSLWVGGVDDQDQLHIAAQAYRCMAADFWEGPVANAYLPSYVIKYRRVYKIDRSDINQFLQTGIPSQNIIDWPAHGDLTNGEAEFLAPFIDVDKDNKYDPYKGDYPAILGDQAIFFIFNDDRHEHGESKGEKLKIEIHGLAYAFNKPDDRILNNTFFVRYKIINRSENNYFNLYSGVFTDFDLGNYLDDFIGCDSAKSYYYAYNGDSIDEGNRGYGNKPPSLGVVFLNNELKSFIGFYDNNNQNLLNPTTPLGFYNNLNGLWSDGTSINYGGNGYDDYWQKSVTKFLYPHHPTLSGDSWSEISANNTPGDRRCLGSTGPFDLYKNGEIILDIAYVFSEPSNNEFLASTVLLDKDVEYIKTFYDSFISSSREHNHNMKKVELFPNPSNGFFHISIPEKNSKDVEISLYNTSGQLIDKSNYSINRENKEVKIALKNLAKGLYIIRIFNNGDIYETLVSIK; translated from the coding sequence ATGAGATTAAATAGAAATCTGGTCAGTTTATATATGCTGTTTTTACTCACACTTATATCAAAAATATCATGTGCTCAAGTTTATGATGAACTAAACATTAATAATCTTTCTGTACGCATTAATTCATCTGGCGATTTCTTTAATGATTATATCAATCAAAAATCTCAGTTTGAAGTACCGATTAATAGCGGTAAAACGCCAGCATATACGTCAAGTTTGTGGGTAGGGGGAGTAGATGACCAGGACCAGTTACATATTGCAGCACAGGCTTATAGGTGCATGGCCGCAGATTTTTGGGAAGGTCCAGTAGCCAATGCATACCTACCATCATATGTGATTAAGTACCGAAGAGTTTACAAAATTGATCGATCTGATATAAACCAATTTCTGCAAACAGGAATTCCCTCTCAAAACATTATTGACTGGCCTGCTCATGGAGATTTGACAAATGGTGAAGCCGAATTTTTAGCGCCATTTATAGACGTTGATAAGGATAACAAATATGATCCATATAAAGGAGACTATCCTGCAATATTGGGAGATCAGGCAATTTTCTTTATTTTCAACGATGATAGACATGAACATGGAGAATCAAAAGGAGAGAAACTTAAAATTGAAATACATGGATTGGCCTATGCCTTTAATAAACCCGATGACAGGATTTTAAACAATACATTTTTTGTTAGATATAAAATAATCAATCGGTCGGAAAACAACTATTTCAACCTCTATTCTGGTGTTTTTACTGATTTTGACCTGGGCAATTATCTGGACGATTTCATCGGATGCGATTCTGCTAAAAGCTATTACTATGCATATAACGGAGACTCAATTGACGAAGGGAATCGTGGATATGGTAATAAGCCTCCTTCTTTGGGAGTTGTGTTTTTAAATAATGAGCTGAAATCATTTATTGGTTTTTACGATAATAATAACCAGAATTTGTTAAACCCGACAACTCCGCTTGGATTTTACAATAATCTGAACGGATTATGGAGTGATGGAACTTCAATAAATTATGGAGGAAATGGATATGATGATTATTGGCAAAAATCGGTTACAAAATTTTTGTATCCTCACCATCCAACATTATCCGGAGACTCATGGTCAGAAATAAGTGCAAATAACACCCCAGGTGACAGAAGGTGCTTGGGCTCTACGGGGCCATTTGACCTATATAAAAATGGTGAAATCATTTTAGATATTGCTTATGTGTTTTCAGAGCCTTCAAACAATGAGTTTCTTGCTTCCACAGTTCTTCTTGATAAAGACGTTGAATACATAAAGACATTTTACGATTCTTTTATAAGTTCAAGTCGAGAGCATAATCATAATATGAAGAAAGTTGAATTGTTTCCAAACCCATCAAATGGTTTCTTCCATATTTCTATCCCAGAGAAAAACAGCAAGGATGTTGAAATAAGTCTTTATAATACCAGTGGACAATTAATTGATAAAAGCAATTATTCAATAAATAGAGAGAATAAAGAAGTGAAAATTGCATTAAAAAATTTAGCAAAAGGGCTATACATAATTAGAATATTTAACAATGGGGACATATACGAAACATTGGTTTCAATTAAATAA